From a single Paenibacillus sp. FSL W8-0426 genomic region:
- a CDS encoding DUF6492 family protein, whose product MAVQAKAEANNSTRIDVLIPAIDKDLNTLPHVIDSVRRHVRHPIGRIYIVSPESSGIRKLCSRKNCTFVNERTVLPFTKDDIHYQSYRWNRSGWLYQQLLKMNGDRVVKAQHFLVIDADTVLIRPHSFMTGNKTAFYCRDWSQPEYFNTYRKLLRSKAPRPRSFVTHYMLFEKTELASLKKKIETIHRLPWYKAILSSINKKKQFGFSEYETYANYMYSSHAERMILRSSKNKSLSKDASSLSNQEIRTLSRRYRSLSFHKRKIYSKAPRA is encoded by the coding sequence ATGGCCGTTCAGGCTAAAGCGGAAGCCAACAACTCGACCCGAATCGACGTGCTGATCCCCGCGATCGATAAAGACTTGAATACCCTTCCCCATGTCATCGATAGCGTTCGACGCCATGTCCGGCATCCCATTGGTCGAATCTACATCGTATCTCCGGAGAGCAGCGGTATCCGAAAGCTCTGCTCCCGTAAAAACTGTACGTTCGTGAACGAACGAACCGTCCTCCCCTTCACCAAAGACGATATTCATTATCAATCGTACCGGTGGAACCGGTCGGGATGGTTGTACCAGCAACTTTTAAAAATGAACGGAGACCGCGTCGTCAAAGCGCAGCACTTCCTGGTCATCGATGCGGATACCGTCCTGATTCGCCCCCACTCGTTCATGACCGGTAACAAAACTGCATTTTATTGTCGCGATTGGAGCCAACCCGAATATTTCAACACGTACCGCAAGCTGCTGCGCAGCAAAGCCCCTCGGCCCCGTTCATTCGTCACCCACTACATGCTGTTTGAAAAAACGGAGCTCGCTTCATTAAAAAAGAAAATCGAAACGATCCACCGCTTGCCGTGGTATAAGGCAATCCTGTCCAGCATCAACAAGAAGAAGCAATTCGGCTTTTCCGAATATGAAACCTATGCCAACTATATGTACTCAAGTCATGCCGAGCGCATGATCCTGAGGAGCTCGAAGAACAAGAGCCTTTCGAAGGACGCCTCTTCTTTATCGAATCAGGAAATCCGCACATTATCACGCCGATACCGCTCATTGTCCTTTCACAAACGGAAAATCTACAGCAAAGCTCCAAGAGCTTAA
- a CDS encoding YheC/YheD family protein, whose protein sequence is MVVVRKSQPLSSKWVKTKAILSNDYIRPFVPDTQRYNAANLKSMIHKYGMVYVKPERGTHGKGVIKAEVAGRRHYAYQWEQRRWTFEDFDSFHASLNRRVGKKEYLVQRGIHLLKHNNRHFDIRVMVQINPNKQWEATGVIGRLGHPAKIVTNYHSGGKPMDIHQLLGSHASSKRREQVVRDMNELGLQIARHMKKKYPYLKQIGVDFGLDHMMKPWIIEVNIKPDPYIFNQLKDKAMYRRVIHCYRKLQTEPK, encoded by the coding sequence GTGGTGGTAGTCCGTAAATCGCAGCCATTAAGCAGCAAATGGGTAAAGACGAAGGCGATTCTCAGTAACGATTACATCAGGCCGTTCGTTCCTGATACGCAGAGATATAATGCGGCCAATCTGAAATCGATGATCCACAAATACGGCATGGTTTATGTCAAACCCGAGCGCGGTACGCATGGGAAAGGCGTAATCAAAGCGGAAGTGGCGGGGCGGCGGCATTATGCCTATCAATGGGAGCAGCGGCGTTGGACATTCGAGGACTTCGATTCCTTTCATGCCAGCCTGAATCGACGTGTAGGGAAAAAGGAGTACCTGGTTCAGAGAGGAATCCACCTGCTCAAGCACAACAACAGGCATTTTGATATCCGGGTCATGGTCCAGATCAATCCGAACAAACAGTGGGAAGCTACCGGGGTGATCGGTCGGCTGGGCCACCCCGCGAAAATCGTGACCAATTATCACAGCGGCGGCAAACCGATGGACATTCACCAGCTGTTGGGATCGCATGCTTCCTCAAAACGTAGAGAACAAGTGGTTCGGGATATGAATGAGCTCGGATTGCAAATCGCCCGCCATATGAAGAAAAAATACCCTTATCTGAAGCAGATCGGCGTGGATTTTGGCCTGGATCATATGATGAAGCCGTGGATCATTGAGGTGAACATCAAGCCAGACCCTTATATTTTCAATCAATTAAAGGATAAAGCGATGTACCGCAGGGTCATTCATTGTTATCGCAAACTGCAAACCGAGCCGAAATAA